From a single Verrucomicrobiota bacterium genomic region:
- a CDS encoding lysophospholipid acyltransferase family protein, whose product MKSPFVQRLLSYLTFSFLKVLGISLRWRFTDQDKILSRQPKEPIFFLFWHNRLLLIPYFFSKYMPDREGTAMVSPSKDGEFLSMTLKLFNINAARGSSSRKGVKALFEIYEAIRLGHDIAITPDGPRGPCYSMQPGGAAVAQQTGILVVPIGYRARACWKLKTWDRFIIPKPLSIVDVQLGKSFRIPPGLPPDEAILLMRQALESVTDDH is encoded by the coding sequence CACCATTTGTACAACGACTTTTGTCTTACCTGACTTTTTCTTTCCTGAAAGTCTTGGGTATTTCGCTTCGTTGGAGGTTTACCGATCAGGATAAAATCCTCTCCCGCCAGCCAAAAGAACCCATTTTCTTCCTTTTTTGGCATAACCGTTTACTCCTGATTCCCTATTTTTTTTCCAAATACATGCCGGATCGTGAAGGCACTGCGATGGTCAGCCCGAGTAAGGACGGGGAATTTTTGTCCATGACCCTAAAACTTTTTAATATCAATGCAGCCCGGGGGTCGAGTTCGCGCAAAGGGGTGAAAGCCCTTTTTGAGATTTACGAAGCCATTCGTCTCGGCCACGACATTGCGATTACCCCGGATGGCCCGAGGGGGCCTTGTTACTCGATGCAGCCCGGTGGTGCAGCCGTTGCCCAGCAAACGGGAATCCTCGTGGTGCCCATCGGTTACCGCGCCCGGGCCTGTTGGAAACTCAAAACCTGGGACCGCTTTATTATTCCAAAACCCTTGAGTATCGTGGATGTCCAGCTAGGTAAATCATTCCGCATTCCACCCGGACTCCCCCCGGATGAAGCCATCCTCCTCATGCGCCAAGCCCTCGAATCCGTTACCGATGATCATTAA